Below is a genomic region from Demequina sp..
GCGATGGGCTGGCTCTCGCCAAAGCTCATGGTGGTGATGTTGAACGCGTAGATGACGTTCTCGGTGAGCAGGAATCCGAGGCCGACAAGCGCCCCGAGCAGCAGCCCGTCCATGGCCGTGCGCAGCCACGAGCGCGCCGCGAAGATCACGGCGACCACGCCAAGCAGCTTTCCGGTCTCCTCGGTGAGCGGGGCGGCGATGGCGGCGCCCCACTCGTTCGCGAAGTCGAGGCTCACGTGCTGAGCGAGGAGCAGGATGATGGCGCCGTTGGCGTTGAGCGCGAAGACGCCGGTGGCGACCACCGCACCCCAGATCACGGCCGCGAGAGCCGCAGAGCGCGCGGGCCGGGTCACGATCTGCATGCCCTTCACCAGGAACCAGACGAGCACGAACATCGGGGCCGAGAGCAGCACCGCGAGCGCGCCCGTCACCGCGAAGCGCTGAAATGCCGGCGCGAGGCCGGTCGCCAAGACCCATGCGCCGGCCGCGGTGAAGACGACAAGCAGCCACCACCCAGGGTTGCCTGGGTTCCACAAGCGAACCGTGGCGCTGCGGCGTGCGATCTCCTTCATGGTCGGGGCCCCTGAGCCTCCGGGAACACCTGCGGGTCCCGCGGGACGTCATCGACGCTGACCACGCCAACGTCTACCGATGACTTCATGGCGGCGATGTCGTCTGCGTGATCGGCCATTGCTGCCGCAGGCCCCGTGGTGCGCAGCAGCGCGACTCCGACGTCCTCGCGCACCACCATCAACTCGCCGGGATCGCTGCCCAGAGTGAAGTCGATGACGTACTCGGTTCGCGGGATCGTCTGCGTCGGGGTCTTGGCGGGATCGAGCGTGACGAGGGCGTCATCGCTCGGGGCGTCGGGGATCTGGCCAACCGTTGCCCCCGCCTCCTCCAAGAGCTCGGCCATGCGCGCCAGCAGGTCCGCGCTGGAGCCGAACCACACGCCATCGCTGAGTCGGACCGTCACGCCGTCGCTGGTCACGACCGGACGGGACGACACGGCCGCGTCGAGGTCAAGGGTCCAGCCCTGCGCGGGCGCGAACGAGGCCGTCGTTGCGGTGACCCGCTCGCCCGGCTCCACGGGACGGGTCGTCGAGGCGAGTCCCGGGAGTGCAGGAACCACGAACAGCGCGAGCAGCCCCAGCGCGACCACCACGGGGACCCACACGCTCGCGCGCCATGGCTTCGCGGTAATCACGGGCCAACGCTAACAGCGGGCGCTCACCCAGGGACTTCGGTCCCTATCCCCCGCGCCGCGCGCCAGTAGCGTGAAAGTGGCGTCGTCTATGACGGCGCCGGGCCCGCTGCTCGGTCGCCCGAGCCGCGAGCCTTCCTCACACGCGACGGCGGGCGGCGCAGGTCGCCCGTCGTTGTGTGGCACGGGTCGCGTCGTGCGGCCCGACGCTGTGGCTAAGCCAGTTCGAGCGGCGCCTCAGTGAGGTGCAGCTCCCCGTCCGGGTCCAGCGTGGCCACGAGCCGCACTCGCCACCGGTCGTCCGTGGCGGGGTAGTCGCTGCGGACGTG
It encodes:
- a CDS encoding PrsW family intramembrane metalloprotease, which translates into the protein MKEIARRSATVRLWNPGNPGWWLLVVFTAAGAWVLATGLAPAFQRFAVTGALAVLLSAPMFVLVWFLVKGMQIVTRPARSAALAAVIWGAVVATGVFALNANGAIILLLAQHVSLDFANEWGAAIAAPLTEETGKLLGVVAVIFAARSWLRTAMDGLLLGALVGLGFLLTENVIYAFNITTMSFGESQPIATLVTYLLRTGLFWPVSHAIFTAFTGAALGFLFGRPQARRYGWGLLCLALAYGVHFLWNSPVLPGILSRMAFATCIPFLLWLVIHLARRAEHAWVATVLNGEVEAGTLPESGPKASVERCAPAGAAAARRWARTAPPPSRSSAPTRRSSWTLRTPWTRGTKSPTTCVPG